From the genome of Ptychodera flava strain L36383 chromosome 22, AS_Pfla_20210202, whole genome shotgun sequence, one region includes:
- the LOC139123057 gene encoding F-box/LRR-repeat protein 15-like isoform X2, with protein MDHTEMDGVGVSQGGQEITESLRESRISEKPASKERSFVNLLDLPWDDILISHILPYLSLTQLFQLQRVSRDFHELIQEFLASQTVFDFSVVSSKLTKEAFLMAVEHTNLLRELSLRNCKGWLKDDILIPVISRNQQLQKIDLGGCSGLTSKIIQCIAANCQSLQSISLSECHWVQAPSIEMLALNCSQLEHVNLMSCWELDDETILTLIMTHPGLKYLSLAKIYGITDVVIDMLARSCSQLEFLSVQGCWRITNSVVRLLGDYCPKLNQLEVEDCRDINEGSLARLRVKGIKIDVPAQKTYRRPITQDAQVL; from the exons ATGGATCACACCGAAATGGATGGTGTCGGGGTCTCACAAGGTGGTCAGGAAATCACTGAGAGCCTGAGGGAAAGCCGCATTTCCGAAAAACCGGCATCCAAAGAGCGTTCGTTTGT aaatttgctggatttACCATGGGACgacattttgatttcccacaTCTTGCCGTACTTGTCCCTAACACAACTGTTCCAGCTGCAAAGAGTTAGCAGAGACTTCCATGAACTGATCCAAGAGTTCCTTGCAAGCCAGACAGTGTTTGACTTTTCCGTAGTCTCATCAAAACTGACAAAGGAAGCATTTTTAATGGCAGTGGAGCACACAAATTTGCTCCGAGAGCTGTCCCTACGGAATTGTAAAGGCTGGTTAAAAGATGACATACTCATTCCAGTGATATCTAGGAACCAGCAATTGCAGAAAATTGACTTAGGTGGCTGCTCTGGCTTGACCAGCAAAATCATTCAGTGCATTGCGGCAAACTGTCAGTCGCTACAGAGCATCTCTCTAAGTGAATGTCACTGGGTCCAAGCTCCAAGCATCGAGATGCTAGCATTAAACTGCTCTCAGTTGGAACATGTGAATTTGATGTCTTGTTGGGAATTGGATGATGAAACCATACTGACCTTGATAATGACCCATCCAGGGTTGAAATACTTATCACTGGCTAAGATCTACGGTATAACAGACGTAGTCATTGATATGTTAGCCAGAAGCTGTTCTCAATTGGAATTTCTAAGCGTTCAGGGATGTTGGAGAATTACTAACTCAGTAGTGAG GCTGCTCGGTGATTATTGTCCAAAACTCAATCAACTTGAAGTGGAGGATTGCCGTGACATCAATGAGGGCAGTTTGGCAAGGCTGCGAGTCAAGGGCATCAAAATCGATGTTCCGGCTCAGAAA ACGTACAGGAGACCCATTACTCAGGATGCACAAGTACTTTGA
- the LOC139123057 gene encoding F-box/LRR-repeat protein 15-like isoform X1, translating to MDHTEMDGVGVSQGGQEITESLRESRISEKPASKERSFVNLLDLPWDDILISHILPYLSLTQLFQLQRVSRDFHELIQEFLASQTVFDFSVVSSKLTKEAFLMAVEHTNLLRELSLRNCKGWLKDDILIPVISRNQQLQKIDLGGCSGLTSKIIQCIAANCQSLQSISLSECHWVQAPSIEMLALNCSQLEHVNLMSCWELDDETILTLIMTHPGLKYLSLAKIYGITDVVIDMLARSCSQLEFLSVQGCWRITNSVVRLLGDYCPKLNQLEVEDCRDINEGSLARLRVKGIKIDVPAQKVRNPLAHQTAMFAACPPLYHQI from the exons ATGGATCACACCGAAATGGATGGTGTCGGGGTCTCACAAGGTGGTCAGGAAATCACTGAGAGCCTGAGGGAAAGCCGCATTTCCGAAAAACCGGCATCCAAAGAGCGTTCGTTTGT aaatttgctggatttACCATGGGACgacattttgatttcccacaTCTTGCCGTACTTGTCCCTAACACAACTGTTCCAGCTGCAAAGAGTTAGCAGAGACTTCCATGAACTGATCCAAGAGTTCCTTGCAAGCCAGACAGTGTTTGACTTTTCCGTAGTCTCATCAAAACTGACAAAGGAAGCATTTTTAATGGCAGTGGAGCACACAAATTTGCTCCGAGAGCTGTCCCTACGGAATTGTAAAGGCTGGTTAAAAGATGACATACTCATTCCAGTGATATCTAGGAACCAGCAATTGCAGAAAATTGACTTAGGTGGCTGCTCTGGCTTGACCAGCAAAATCATTCAGTGCATTGCGGCAAACTGTCAGTCGCTACAGAGCATCTCTCTAAGTGAATGTCACTGGGTCCAAGCTCCAAGCATCGAGATGCTAGCATTAAACTGCTCTCAGTTGGAACATGTGAATTTGATGTCTTGTTGGGAATTGGATGATGAAACCATACTGACCTTGATAATGACCCATCCAGGGTTGAAATACTTATCACTGGCTAAGATCTACGGTATAACAGACGTAGTCATTGATATGTTAGCCAGAAGCTGTTCTCAATTGGAATTTCTAAGCGTTCAGGGATGTTGGAGAATTACTAACTCAGTAGTGAG GCTGCTCGGTGATTATTGTCCAAAACTCAATCAACTTGAAGTGGAGGATTGCCGTGACATCAATGAGGGCAGTTTGGCAAGGCTGCGAGTCAAGGGCATCAAAATCGATGTTCCGGCTCAGAAAGTAAGGAATCCCTTAGCACATCAGACGGCAATGTTTGCAGCATGCCCACCTCTTTATCATCAGATCTAG